The proteins below come from a single Halostagnicola larsenii XH-48 genomic window:
- a CDS encoding YhbY family RNA-binding protein: MDKKERKRKAHDLDVTVWVGKSGVDAVVDELNDQLADRELVKVKFLRAARAGSTTEEQAADLADRVNATVFDTRGHTAVMYR; encoded by the coding sequence ATGGACAAAAAGGAGCGGAAACGAAAAGCACACGACCTCGACGTCACCGTGTGGGTCGGAAAGAGCGGCGTCGACGCGGTCGTCGACGAACTCAACGATCAACTCGCAGATCGTGAGCTCGTAAAAGTCAAATTTCTCCGTGCCGCTCGAGCGGGAAGTACGACGGAAGAACAGGCAGCGGATCTAGCCGACCGGGTGAACGCAACGGTCTTCGATACGCGTGGTCACACGGCAGTAATGTACCGATGA
- a CDS encoding ribonuclease P protein component 4 → MSVAAERIERLHELARAAASDSDDERAREYVRLARRVAERNRLRLPRTFRRFTCDRCDRYLRPGTNARVRLQDGHVVITCDCGSHARYPYDNGAGDTEDEGSADENESETADRSRS, encoded by the coding sequence ATGAGTGTCGCCGCCGAGCGCATCGAGCGGTTGCACGAGCTCGCTCGAGCGGCCGCCTCGGACTCAGATGACGAACGTGCTCGTGAGTACGTCAGGCTCGCCCGGAGAGTCGCCGAGCGAAATCGGTTACGACTCCCACGGACGTTTCGACGGTTCACGTGCGACCGCTGTGATCGGTACTTGCGCCCAGGAACGAACGCCCGCGTCCGATTGCAAGACGGGCACGTCGTGATAACGTGTGACTGTGGTTCCCACGCCCGTTATCCGTACGATAACGGTGCCGGCGATACGGAGGACGAAGGCAGTGCCGACGAGAACGAGTCCGAAACTGCAGACCGATCGCGTTCATGA
- a CDS encoding ABC transporter substrate-binding protein, which yields MVNSTTNTNEDDSSLRITTVPSDNDRQAIQIVRKLEANLEALDFDVSLDMRSTTEFQQTVLVEQDFDMYVGTYPTGPDPDFLYEMLHSSFATEEGWQNPFGLTDFDIDPLLVSQRQATPSERDEEVKKLLVEIAKKMPFVPICAPNGSRAVGEEMRDLWSRYHPHSRLAYFGDEETPETLTSIIMSSQPTRNLNPFSTEHRNHGTYIDLLYDSLATDAALVDDDGDLERLGNDLENDLIPWLATSVDVGENEMTVTLREDVQFHDGVELTADDVQFTYEFIADTSMGMAGSGGEDVTLPATNYRRHASTVESVTVIDDYELTIAFETNQAVAEQALLVPILPRHVWGRGRENRDEGTNQQGALEELDESDIPSQQGRWSLLGADDEDLIVGSGPYEYASSIERDSFTFERFDDHFTADNGDIDLPEVAPETLEFLNDTSSASAVQQVEGGVVDMTTSRIEPHVIEELTADDSDDILSDHQSWSFYHIGFNDGVYPCSEPAFRHAVARVIDREWIVDTIFSGHADPIWTPVTDHPLSDEELEREASEWMSQRGIELDGNGPDEIQPFAPFCQLDPTQPGRVDLDEARRAFESAGFQYDEDGNLVEY from the coding sequence ATGGTCAACAGTACCACCAACACCAACGAGGACGATTCCTCCCTTCGAATCACTACCGTCCCCTCCGACAACGATCGACAGGCGATTCAGATCGTTCGCAAACTCGAGGCGAATCTCGAGGCGTTGGACTTCGACGTCTCGTTGGATATGCGCTCGACGACCGAGTTTCAACAGACAGTCCTCGTCGAACAGGATTTCGATATGTACGTCGGTACGTACCCGACGGGCCCCGATCCGGATTTCCTCTATGAGATGTTGCACTCGTCGTTCGCAACTGAGGAGGGCTGGCAAAACCCGTTCGGGCTCACGGATTTCGATATCGATCCGCTGCTCGTAAGCCAACGACAAGCGACTCCCTCCGAGCGCGACGAGGAAGTCAAGAAACTCCTCGTCGAGATTGCAAAGAAAATGCCGTTCGTGCCGATCTGTGCCCCCAACGGTAGCCGCGCTGTCGGAGAAGAGATGCGCGATCTCTGGAGTCGGTATCACCCACACTCACGACTGGCGTACTTCGGTGACGAGGAAACGCCCGAAACGCTCACGTCGATCATCATGAGTTCGCAGCCGACTCGGAACCTCAACCCGTTTTCGACGGAACACCGGAATCACGGCACGTACATCGATCTCCTCTATGATTCGCTGGCGACCGACGCCGCGCTGGTCGACGACGATGGCGACTTAGAGCGGCTAGGGAACGACCTCGAGAACGACCTCATCCCCTGGCTCGCAACGTCGGTGGACGTCGGAGAGAACGAAATGACGGTGACACTTCGAGAGGACGTGCAGTTTCACGACGGGGTTGAACTCACGGCCGACGACGTTCAATTCACCTACGAGTTCATCGCCGACACGTCGATGGGAATGGCCGGATCGGGGGGCGAGGATGTTACCCTCCCGGCAACGAACTACCGTCGGCACGCCTCGACTGTCGAGTCCGTTACGGTAATAGACGACTATGAACTCACTATCGCGTTCGAGACGAATCAGGCGGTTGCCGAGCAAGCACTGCTTGTCCCGATTCTCCCCAGACACGTCTGGGGACGCGGCCGAGAGAACCGTGACGAAGGGACGAATCAGCAGGGTGCTCTCGAGGAACTGGACGAAAGCGATATTCCGTCCCAGCAGGGTCGATGGAGCCTGCTCGGAGCGGACGACGAGGATCTCATCGTCGGTAGCGGTCCCTACGAGTACGCCAGTAGCATTGAACGTGATTCGTTCACATTCGAGCGGTTCGACGATCACTTCACGGCCGACAACGGCGATATCGATTTGCCTGAAGTGGCCCCCGAAACACTCGAGTTCTTGAACGATACGAGTAGTGCGTCAGCGGTCCAGCAGGTCGAAGGCGGTGTGGTGGACATGACGACCTCGCGAATCGAACCCCACGTCATCGAGGAACTCACCGCAGATGATAGCGACGACATCCTCAGCGATCACCAATCGTGGTCGTTCTATCACATCGGGTTTAACGACGGGGTATACCCGTGTTCGGAACCGGCCTTCCGACACGCGGTTGCACGGGTGATTGACCGAGAGTGGATCGTCGACACGATATTCTCGGGACACGCCGATCCCATCTGGACGCCCGTGACCGATCACCCACTGAGCGACGAGGAACTCGAGCGAGAAGCGAGCGAGTGGATGTCACAGCGAGGAATCGAACTCGACGGTAACGGGCCGGACGAGATCCAGCCTTTCGCGCCCTTCTGTCAGTTAGACCCGACTCAACCGGGCAGAGTCGACCTCGATGAGGCGCGTCGAGCGTTCGAGTCGGCTGGATTCCAGTACGACGAAGACGGGAATCTCGTAGAGTACTAA
- a CDS encoding phosphatase PAP2 family protein, with translation MLQEVLTEVAIVVTVMLAIAIPLFIGFGRIQQTWTELRSRIRTSLPVIGLVVVVLLLNRYGRQTLTSLSRDYGWDMTSTFYEIEGELIIWFQSYDYTPLIRFFSFIYIYAYVFLLVFPVLAYFALSDNRPFRQLLTAYALNYSIGIVIYFLVIAFGPRNVMPEMFDTVLYDFQPRYQHLTREVNDYRNVFPSLHTSMAVTVGLFAVRTRDEYPKWVPVALFLAICVPVSTMYLGIHWAIDVVAGTILAIFCVSTAVLVVNRWELWKRCSEHLPTLEELHGWLAEAWSTIRRAVR, from the coding sequence ATGTTACAGGAGGTCCTGACCGAAGTCGCAATCGTCGTGACCGTTATGCTCGCGATCGCGATTCCCCTGTTCATCGGGTTCGGTCGCATTCAACAGACGTGGACGGAGTTGCGCTCTCGAATTCGAACGTCCCTGCCTGTCATCGGTCTGGTGGTCGTCGTCCTGTTGCTCAACCGGTATGGTCGCCAGACGTTGACGTCGCTGTCAAGAGACTACGGATGGGACATGACCTCGACGTTCTACGAAATCGAGGGGGAACTCATCATCTGGTTCCAGTCGTACGACTACACGCCGTTGATCCGATTTTTCTCGTTTATTTACATCTACGCCTACGTTTTCCTCCTGGTGTTTCCGGTGCTCGCGTACTTTGCACTCTCTGATAACCGCCCGTTCCGGCAGTTGCTCACGGCCTACGCGCTCAATTATAGCATCGGCATCGTTATTTACTTCCTCGTCATCGCGTTCGGGCCGCGAAACGTGATGCCGGAAATGTTCGACACCGTCCTCTATGACTTCCAACCCCGATATCAACACCTCACGCGGGAGGTCAACGATTACCGAAACGTCTTCCCGTCGCTGCACACCTCCATGGCGGTAACCGTCGGCCTGTTCGCCGTGCGGACTCGAGACGAGTACCCAAAATGGGTACCGGTCGCCCTCTTTCTCGCAATCTGCGTTCCCGTGTCGACGATGTATCTCGGTATACACTGGGCGATCGACGTCGTGGCGGGGACCATCCTCGCGATCTTCTGTGTCAGCACGGCGGTGCTCGTGGTCAACCGCTGGGAACTCTGGAAACGGTGTTCGGAGCACTTGCCGACGCTCGAGGAGCTCCACGGATGGCTCGCTGAGGCGTGGTCGACGATCAGAAGGGCCGTCCGATAA
- a CDS encoding M14 family zinc carboxypeptidase, translated as MTNDPSESVCSFEWFDDAIPRYESFVTVDEHRERDRTLDANYGHVECESHGESAGGETLWTVTVGDGNRCALLFGAPHPNEPIGSMTIDFLLHELATNDELRSSLDYEFVCMPVADPDGVRLNEGWFDGPFTLSNYAQNFCRTPPDEQVEATFPVEREEYSFDEPTPETRVLMDLIETRRPEFIYSFHNAAFGGCYYYLSERLEALYDPLSSLPREYDVPLHRGEPEWFTATEFDEAIYRLLTFEDQFDDVRNHDDIDPEEVLLGGNSYDYASRFDEDVIELVVELPHFHDPQIQDQTELGRTRADVIRAGAQNRQTLLNEMRDGVESVAKYLPDTPMAREAEEAIYHFEDELESKLEWAESAPETNEPATVATHIDERYLRQYHLLTYLGMLLRSIDRAAMSADETARKTLVETKSSLEAVFHERLNEIRDSLDYETIPIWKLVAIQARAGLICLDYLQNHRTE; from the coding sequence ATGACAAACGATCCATCAGAATCGGTGTGCTCGTTCGAGTGGTTCGACGACGCGATTCCGCGCTACGAATCGTTTGTTACGGTCGACGAACACCGCGAGCGCGACCGGACGCTCGATGCCAACTACGGCCACGTCGAGTGCGAATCACACGGCGAGAGCGCAGGTGGCGAGACGCTATGGACGGTGACCGTCGGCGACGGCAACCGGTGTGCGCTCCTGTTCGGCGCGCCCCACCCGAACGAACCGATCGGCTCGATGACGATCGATTTTCTGCTACACGAACTCGCGACGAACGACGAGTTGCGCTCGTCGCTCGACTACGAGTTCGTCTGCATGCCGGTCGCCGATCCGGACGGCGTCAGGCTGAACGAGGGCTGGTTCGACGGCCCATTTACGCTTTCGAACTACGCGCAGAACTTCTGTCGAACGCCCCCAGACGAGCAGGTAGAGGCCACGTTCCCAGTCGAACGCGAGGAATACTCCTTCGACGAGCCGACACCCGAGACACGGGTACTAATGGACCTGATCGAGACTCGCCGTCCGGAGTTTATTTACAGCTTTCATAACGCCGCGTTCGGCGGCTGTTACTACTACCTCAGCGAACGCCTCGAGGCGCTCTACGACCCACTCTCGTCGCTCCCACGAGAGTACGACGTTCCGCTTCACCGAGGCGAACCCGAGTGGTTCACCGCAACGGAATTTGACGAAGCCATCTACCGACTCCTGACCTTCGAGGACCAGTTCGATGACGTACGAAACCACGACGATATCGATCCCGAAGAAGTACTCCTCGGCGGCAACTCCTACGATTACGCCAGTCGATTCGATGAAGACGTTATCGAACTCGTGGTCGAACTTCCGCACTTTCACGACCCGCAGATTCAAGACCAGACAGAACTGGGTCGCACCCGAGCGGACGTTATCCGTGCAGGTGCACAAAACAGACAGACGCTCCTCAACGAGATGCGAGACGGGGTCGAGTCCGTCGCCAAGTACCTGCCAGACACGCCGATGGCTCGAGAAGCGGAGGAGGCTATCTACCACTTCGAGGACGAACTCGAGTCGAAACTCGAGTGGGCGGAATCTGCCCCAGAGACCAACGAACCGGCAACCGTCGCGACACATATCGACGAGCGCTATCTCAGACAGTATCACCTGCTCACGTATCTCGGGATGTTGTTGCGGTCGATAGACCGGGCCGCGATGAGCGCCGACGAAACGGCTCGCAAGACGCTCGTAGAGACGAAATCGTCACTCGAGGCCGTCTTCCACGAACGGCTCAATGAGATACGAGACAGCCTCGATTACGAGACGATTCCGATCTGGAAACTCGTCGCGATTCAGGCTCGCGCAGGGCTGATTTGTCTGGATTACTTGCAGAACCACCGCACCGAGTGA
- a CDS encoding DUF2797 domain-containing protein encodes MQLVGYERSGNGSSLVCSDGSDVTRRSLEPGTELSYTLGSRHCAGVVDDEGHVPCDRPKAPYCEFHTSTWVCARCTGTCLKDEMDCYEDHAVYIAAFGPDTFKVGVTKRRRLETRLREQGADRAAHIHTVSNGRIARELEAEIAEWLVDRVRTPTKVESLAASVDEAAWEDVLEEFDVLERFEFDYGLGLETQPVRETIASGTVVGVKGRLLVLENGGTTYAVDMRDLVGYDLLQGESTSRNLQSSLGSFG; translated from the coding sequence GTGCAACTGGTCGGGTACGAACGGTCGGGAAACGGGTCCTCGCTGGTTTGTAGCGACGGCAGCGACGTGACCCGCAGGTCGCTCGAGCCCGGAACTGAGTTGTCCTACACGCTCGGTTCGCGCCACTGTGCCGGCGTCGTCGACGACGAGGGCCACGTCCCGTGCGACCGACCGAAGGCCCCCTACTGCGAGTTCCATACGAGCACCTGGGTCTGTGCGCGCTGTACCGGCACCTGCCTCAAAGACGAGATGGATTGCTACGAGGACCACGCCGTCTACATCGCCGCGTTCGGACCGGACACGTTCAAGGTCGGCGTCACGAAACGCCGGCGACTCGAGACCCGGCTCAGAGAGCAGGGCGCCGACCGAGCGGCCCACATACACACCGTCTCGAACGGCCGGATCGCCCGCGAACTCGAGGCCGAAATCGCCGAGTGGCTGGTCGACCGCGTCCGCACGCCGACGAAAGTCGAGTCGCTCGCGGCGTCCGTCGACGAGGCGGCGTGGGAGGACGTCCTCGAGGAATTCGACGTTCTCGAGCGATTCGAGTTCGACTACGGACTCGGCCTCGAGACACAGCCGGTTCGCGAGACCATCGCTTCGGGCACCGTCGTCGGCGTGAAGGGGCGCCTGCTGGTGCTCGAGAACGGGGGGACGACCTACGCGGTCGACATGCGCGACCTCGTCGGCTACGACCTCCTCCAGGGCGAGTCGACGAGTCGGAATTTACAGTCGTCGTTAGGTTCGTTCGGGTAG
- a CDS encoding CbiX/SirB N-terminal domain-containing protein: protein MQALVIAAHGSHLNPNASNPTYAHADAIRETGAFDVVRETFWKEEPHFREVVRTIEADEIFVVPLFISEGYFTEQVIPRELRLEGWDPELWDSDGIDASQATLTATDTEKTIHYCGPVGTHDAMTDVIVGRAESVTGDSDVGEGFGLAVVGHGTDRNENSAKAVRYHTERIREMDRFDETKALFMDEEPEVDDVTDHFECDDIVVVPLFIADGFHTQEDIPEDMGLTDDYRNGWDVPGAVDGHRIWYTGAVGTEDLMADVVLERAADAGADIGRSIDHDAERTRPTDADVAGD, encoded by the coding sequence ATGCAAGCGCTGGTCATCGCGGCACACGGGTCACACCTCAACCCGAACGCGTCGAACCCGACGTACGCCCACGCGGACGCGATCCGCGAGACGGGCGCGTTCGACGTCGTTCGCGAAACCTTCTGGAAGGAAGAGCCACACTTTCGAGAGGTCGTCCGAACCATCGAGGCCGACGAGATCTTCGTCGTCCCGCTTTTCATCAGCGAGGGCTACTTCACCGAGCAGGTCATCCCTCGAGAGCTTCGACTCGAGGGGTGGGATCCGGAGCTGTGGGATTCCGACGGCATCGACGCCTCTCAGGCGACGTTGACGGCGACAGACACCGAGAAGACGATCCACTACTGCGGGCCGGTCGGCACGCACGACGCGATGACGGACGTGATCGTGGGTCGAGCCGAGAGCGTGACGGGCGATTCCGATGTCGGCGAGGGATTCGGACTGGCGGTCGTCGGCCACGGCACCGACCGGAACGAAAACTCGGCGAAAGCCGTCCGGTATCACACCGAGCGGATCCGCGAGATGGACCGGTTCGACGAGACCAAAGCGCTGTTCATGGACGAGGAGCCGGAGGTCGACGACGTCACCGATCACTTCGAGTGTGATGACATCGTCGTCGTCCCGCTTTTCATCGCCGACGGCTTCCACACGCAGGAGGACATTCCCGAAGATATGGGGCTCACGGACGACTATCGAAACGGCTGGGACGTTCCCGGCGCCGTCGACGGCCATCGCATCTGGTACACGGGCGCGGTCGGCACCGAGGACCTCATGGCGGACGTCGTCCTCGAGCGGGCGGCGGACGCCGGGGCCGACATCGGCAGGTCGATCGACCACGACGCAGAAAGAACCCGGCCAACGGACGCCGACGTCGCGGGTGACTGA
- a CDS encoding DR2241 family protein translates to MELQDEEFDRLRATCDTGLEFDGLRLDRDDDGYVLETPLETRTGLATGGLRTALEAVDEYVTNWRYWQETIGGEGKASRAFLRWCERASVEESGATESQQTEPLSIPERYEALRDGIDRTWGQLRITARFLDVDDPNGVRVYDLWHVDDAETPLSELEVYDEPRQAREIATTDDEGRYRPLKTAPTLASGWAFTGLSGSELVDAVDFFYPATVANWHREREGDLDVDHWIDTADRQSGIYDVVDELPREALEWLTEACCVDSQCLRRREWEYSADDDIDVDGGDGIFPCREPCSLVIAAARKWAILESESEKTYELELTTSELNQLEDLIDAVADGRVDGIREADVNEGANRYRARYLRAKRFEDGSLNATSSEGDD, encoded by the coding sequence GTGGAGCTCCAAGACGAGGAGTTCGATCGGCTTCGTGCGACGTGTGACACCGGTCTCGAGTTCGACGGACTCCGCCTCGACCGGGACGACGATGGCTACGTCCTCGAGACCCCGCTCGAAACTCGAACGGGACTCGCTACGGGCGGGTTACGGACTGCTCTCGAGGCCGTCGACGAGTACGTCACGAACTGGCGATACTGGCAGGAAACCATCGGCGGTGAGGGGAAAGCCAGCCGAGCCTTTCTCCGCTGGTGCGAACGAGCGTCCGTGGAGGAAAGTGGCGCTACCGAGAGCCAACAAACCGAACCGCTCTCGATCCCCGAACGGTACGAGGCCCTTCGCGACGGCATCGATCGAACATGGGGCCAACTCCGGATCACCGCGCGATTCCTCGACGTGGACGATCCGAACGGCGTGCGCGTTTACGACCTCTGGCACGTCGACGACGCCGAAACCCCCCTCTCGGAACTCGAGGTCTACGACGAACCCCGCCAGGCTCGAGAGATCGCAACGACGGATGATGAGGGGCGGTATCGACCGCTCAAGACCGCACCGACGCTGGCATCGGGCTGGGCGTTTACCGGGCTCTCGGGATCGGAACTCGTCGACGCGGTCGATTTCTTCTATCCGGCGACGGTCGCAAACTGGCACCGAGAGCGCGAGGGAGACCTCGACGTTGATCACTGGATCGACACCGCAGACCGGCAAAGCGGGATCTACGACGTCGTCGACGAGTTGCCACGGGAGGCCCTCGAGTGGCTGACCGAAGCCTGTTGTGTCGATTCGCAGTGTCTTCGCCGACGCGAGTGGGAGTATTCGGCGGACGACGACATCGACGTCGACGGCGGAGACGGAATATTCCCCTGTCGAGAACCCTGCTCGCTCGTGATCGCGGCGGCACGCAAGTGGGCGATCCTCGAATCGGAATCGGAGAAAACCTACGAACTCGAACTGACGACCAGTGAACTAAACCAGCTCGAGGACCTGATCGATGCGGTCGCGGACGGCCGCGTCGACGGAATCCGCGAGGCGGACGTCAACGAAGGAGCGAACCGCTACCGGGCCAGATACCTTCGTGCGAAACGGTTCGAGGACGGTTCGCTGAACGCCACCTCGTCCGAGGGAGACGACTAA
- a CDS encoding DUF7524 family protein, translating to MSGTELTFEINRDTGESLEANSTTIEAEGSFAVRLRGHNVPAHAHCRLEGDLSRLGSLEQPNYYVEPNEEIVVPISVPDIDEPVSGTLEVSIGYGAEAVQIDVEVVPGPPEVDVDESLSEPHRPEPEPSLTEAFTDATGVDPATLGVVALAGVALAVAALTAGSIGGPIALVGFLIVAIGIVVAAGLLLY from the coding sequence GTGTCCGGGACCGAACTTACCTTCGAAATAAACCGCGATACGGGGGAGTCACTTGAGGCGAATTCGACGACTATCGAAGCCGAGGGCTCTTTCGCGGTTCGTCTCCGAGGCCACAACGTCCCCGCACACGCCCACTGTCGGCTCGAGGGCGACCTCTCTCGTCTGGGCTCTCTCGAGCAACCCAATTACTACGTCGAACCGAACGAGGAGATAGTGGTCCCGATCTCGGTTCCCGATATCGACGAGCCGGTTTCGGGCACGCTCGAGGTTTCGATCGGGTACGGCGCGGAAGCCGTCCAGATCGACGTCGAAGTCGTTCCCGGCCCGCCCGAAGTCGACGTCGACGAATCGCTGAGCGAACCACATCGTCCTGAACCCGAACCGTCTCTGACCGAGGCCTTCACCGATGCGACCGGAGTCGACCCGGCCACGCTCGGTGTCGTCGCACTCGCCGGGGTCGCACTCGCCGTCGCGGCGCTGACCGCCGGTTCGATCGGCGGCCCGATCGCACTCGTCGGGTTTCTCATCGTCGCGATCGGAATCGTGGTTGCCGCAGGACTCTTACTTTATTAG
- a CDS encoding methytransferase partner Trm112: protein MKESLLEILCCPLDKHELELEDAEYDGDEVVSGDLACSDCGETYPIEDGIPNLLPPDMREETPA, encoded by the coding sequence ATGAAGGAGTCGCTGCTTGAGATCCTCTGCTGTCCGCTCGATAAACACGAACTGGAGCTCGAGGACGCCGAATACGACGGCGACGAAGTCGTGTCCGGAGACCTCGCCTGCTCGGACTGCGGCGAAACCTATCCGATCGAGGACGGGATTCCGAACCTTCTGCCGCCGGACATGCGCGAAGAGACGCCAGCATAA
- a CDS encoding VOC family protein — protein sequence MSVLRTHHVGLTVRDLETVRSFYQNVLGLSVVDAFSVSGAAFEEAVDVPEASGSFVHLESDSGDVRLELVEYEPNAPESRAESINQPGATHVSFTVADLEAFAETVPDDVETLSGPRTTASGTTIMFLRDPEGNLIEILEA from the coding sequence ATGTCAGTACTGCGCACACACCACGTCGGGCTCACCGTCCGAGATCTCGAGACGGTCCGTTCGTTCTATCAAAACGTCTTGGGCCTGTCCGTCGTCGACGCCTTCAGCGTCTCCGGAGCCGCCTTCGAGGAGGCCGTCGACGTACCAGAGGCCTCCGGCTCGTTCGTCCACCTCGAGTCCGACAGCGGAGATGTCAGACTCGAACTCGTCGAGTACGAACCGAACGCACCGGAAAGCCGAGCGGAATCGATCAATCAGCCGGGAGCGACCCACGTCAGCTTCACGGTCGCGGACCTCGAGGCGTTCGCGGAGACGGTTCCCGACGATGTCGAGACGCTGAGTGGGCCCCGAACGACGGCAAGTGGCACGACGATCATGTTCCTGCGCGATCCGGAGGGGAACCTGATCGAGATTCTCGAGGCCTGA
- a CDS encoding adenylosuccinate synthase: MTVTIVGSQLGDEGKGGVVDIYGDAVDVVARYQGGDNAGHTVVHDGTKYKLSLVPSGAVRGKVGVLGNGCVVNPETLFEEIDTLRERGLDPDVRVSERAHVILPYHRALDGIEEDEKDDLAAGTTKRGIGPTYEDKAGRRGVRVGDLLEPDVLRERLEYVVPQKKALAEEVFGKETGEAFDIEHLFETYREYGERLAEEGMTVDCGTYLQNRIDAGDNVMLEGAQGTSLDIDHGVYPYVTSSNPTAGGATVGTGLGPTVVGGGEVIGIVKAYLSRVGTGPLPTELGGVEDQTPDYDDEVGGGTDEEELATYIRDEGGEYGTVTGRPRRVGWLDMPMLRHATRANGFTGLAINHIDVLAGLEEVKVGHSYRLDGEETLTMPPTTEAWGRCEATLKTFDGWSDVDWEAVAAEGYDSIPEAARTYLEYIADELETPIYAVGVGPGREETVIVEDPYE; encoded by the coding sequence ATGACCGTCACAATCGTCGGGTCGCAACTCGGCGACGAAGGCAAGGGCGGCGTCGTCGATATCTACGGCGACGCCGTCGACGTGGTCGCTCGCTATCAGGGCGGCGACAACGCTGGACACACCGTCGTTCACGACGGAACGAAGTACAAACTCTCGCTCGTCCCCTCCGGCGCAGTTCGGGGGAAAGTCGGCGTTCTGGGCAACGGCTGCGTGGTCAACCCCGAAACGCTGTTCGAGGAGATCGACACGCTCCGAGAGCGCGGGCTCGATCCTGACGTTCGCGTGAGCGAGCGAGCACACGTTATCCTCCCGTATCACCGCGCACTCGACGGGATCGAAGAGGACGAAAAAGACGACCTCGCCGCCGGGACGACAAAGCGTGGGATCGGCCCGACCTACGAAGACAAGGCAGGCCGACGCGGGGTCCGCGTCGGCGACCTCCTCGAGCCGGATGTGCTCCGGGAACGTCTCGAGTACGTCGTTCCCCAGAAGAAAGCCCTCGCGGAGGAGGTCTTCGGCAAGGAGACCGGCGAGGCGTTCGATATCGAGCACCTCTTCGAGACCTACCGCGAGTACGGCGAACGACTCGCCGAAGAGGGAATGACTGTCGACTGCGGAACCTATCTCCAGAACCGAATCGACGCGGGCGATAACGTGATGCTCGAGGGCGCACAGGGGACATCGCTCGACATCGACCACGGGGTCTACCCCTACGTCACCTCCTCGAATCCGACCGCCGGCGGCGCAACCGTCGGCACCGGACTCGGCCCGACCGTCGTCGGCGGCGGCGAGGTCATCGGTATCGTCAAGGCCTACCTCTCGCGAGTCGGTACCGGTCCGCTTCCGACCGAACTCGGCGGCGTCGAGGATCAGACGCCCGACTACGACGACGAGGTGGGCGGCGGGACGGACGAGGAGGAACTCGCGACCTACATCCGCGACGAGGGTGGGGAGTACGGTACCGTCACCGGCCGCCCGCGCCGCGTCGGCTGGCTCGACATGCCGATGCTGCGCCACGCCACGCGAGCGAACGGGTTTACCGGTCTCGCAATCAACCACATCGACGTGCTTGCCGGACTCGAGGAAGTCAAGGTCGGCCACAGTTACCGCCTCGACGGCGAGGAAACGCTCACGATGCCCCCGACGACCGAAGCGTGGGGACGCTGTGAGGCGACGCTGAAGACGTTCGACGGCTGGTCGGACGTCGATTGGGAGGCGGTCGCGGCCGAGGGCTACGATTCGATTCCAGAAGCCGCTCGCACCTACCTCGAGTACATCGCCGACGAACTCGAGACGCCCATCTACGCGGTCGGCGTCGGACCGGGTAGAGAAGAGACCGTCATCGTCGAAGATCCGTACGAGTAA